A genomic stretch from Sander vitreus isolate 19-12246 chromosome 17, sanVit1, whole genome shotgun sequence includes:
- the ftr14l gene encoding tripartite motif-containing protein 16 — MSRPSPLDLDRYSSLEKSRRSTSRSQSRSQDMPGEVLCDFCTTRKQKAEKSCLVCLASYCETHLQTHYDYPALMKHKLVKATGQMREKICAQHDKLLEAFCRTDETSVCVLCMMDEHKHHDIVPAGTERTEKQKQLGTTLNKSQQRIDQRVKKWQDLRQAVESVKHSAQTAQEENERIFTELLLSIERKYNEVKEMIRSHEKTTLTRAEILLDRLEEEITLLKKKHTDLEKLSHTDDHIHFLQGWQSLSGPSGYEDLNNISVAPNYSFDATKRAIASLKLQVEEVSKTEMSKISGTVKDVYITQESETRTRRESILREQPKTREEPKTREQPKTREDFLKYSCQLVLEVNSVHRNLHLSEGNRTATMKNEPKNYPDHPDRFDHWQQVLCREGLTDRCYWEVDWSGTEIDMAVTYRGIRRKGNSNECSLGWNDKSWSLYCSDSKLSFVHNNKSKDIAAPVPSRIGIYLDHAAGILGFYSVSDGMQLLHRVQTAFTQPLYPAFSVWGFGTTIRL; from the exons atgtcccGCCCTAGCCCTCTGGACTTAGACAGATACAGCAGCTTGGAGAAATCTCGCCGCTCTACCAGTCGTAGCCAGTCCAGGTCCCAGGACATGCCTGGTGAAGTCCTCTGTGACTTCTGCACAACAAGGAAGCAGAAGGCTGAGAAGTCCTGCTTGGTGTGCCTGGCATCTTACTGCGAGACCCACCTGCAGACTCATTATGACTACCCTGCCCTGATGAAGCACAAGCTGGTCAAAGCTACAGGTCAGATGAGAGAGAAGATCTGTGCACAGCATGACAAGTTGCTGGAGGCTTTCTGTCGCACTGATgagacatctgtgtgtgttttgtgcatgATGGATGAACACAAACACCACGACATCGTCCCGGCTGGAACTGAGAGGACTGAGAAACAA AAACAACTTGGTACTACATTGAACAAATCTCAACAAAGGATTGACCAGAGAGTTAAAAAGTGGCAGGATCTACGACAAGCTGTTGAATCAGTTAAA CACTCGGCTCAAACTGCCCAAGAGGAGAATGAGCGGATCTTCACTGAGCTTCTGCTTTCCATCGAGAGGAAGTACAATGAAGTCAAGGAGATGATCCGCTCGCACGAAAAGACCACTTTGACACGGGCTGAGATACTGCTGGACCGTTTGGAGGAAGAGATCACTCTGCTAAAGAAGAAACACACTGACCTCGAGAAGCTCTCACACACTGACGATCACATACATTTTCTGCAG GGCTGGCAGTCTCTGTCAGGCCCCTCAGGATATGAGGACCTCAACAACATCAGTGTTGCCCCCAATTACTCTTTTGATGCCACCAAGAGAGCCATCGCTTCACTGAAATTACAAGTAGAAGAAGTCAGCAAGACAGAAATGAGCAAAATCTCAGGAACAG TTAAAGATGTCTACATCACGCAAGAAAGTGAAACAAGGACAAGGAGAGAATCAATTTTGAGGGAACAACCAAAGACAAGAGAAGAACCAAAGACAAGGGAACAACCAAAGACGAGAGAAGATTTCCTGAAAT ACTCCTGCCAGTTGGTCCTGGAGGTCAACAGTGTCCATCGCAACCTTCATCTCTCCGAGGGTAACCGAACAGCTACGATGAAGAATGAGCCTAAGAACTACCCTGATCACCCAGACCGATTCGACCACTGGCAGCAG GTCTTGTGCAGGGAGGGCTTGACTGATCGTTGTTACTGGGAGGTGGACTGGAGTGGGACAGAAATAGACATGGCCGTCACCTACAGGGGAATCAGACGTAAAGGAAACAGCAATGAATGCAGCCTGGGCTGGAATGACAAGTCCTGGAGTCTGTACTGCTCTGACTCCAAATTATCCTTTGTGCACAATAATAAGAGCAAAGATATTGCTGCTCCAGTGCCATCTCGTATTGGCATCTACCTGGATCATGCAGCAGGAATACTTGGATTTTACAGTGTCTCTGATGGCATGCAGCTTCTGCACAGAGTCCAGACTGCATTCACACAGCCCCTCTACCCTGCATTTAGTGTGTGGGGATTTGGTACTACTATCAGATTGTAA